In one Bacillus thuringiensis genomic region, the following are encoded:
- a CDS encoding endonuclease/exonuclease/phosphatase family protein, whose amino-acid sequence MKKFLKIVFTCVLVVAGIVGGFLAYMTLTKEQPVDVIALKVENNKERVLATGHEFKVTTFNIGYAGLDKDQDFFMDGGKGSGSSSKEQTETNLKNMLSFLQNENSDFALLQEVDIKSLRSFDVNGHEFLKKGLPDYVSSFGKNYDTKWVPVPITNPMGYAEAGLSTFSKYTVQEAKRFQLPGMEPWPKRLFDLDRAIVEYKIPVNNGKHVRLVNLHLSAYDEGGKIRKQQVEYLKEYMNKHYEKGDYVIMGGDWNQLVSNAQLSDPKFVKERPEWLVELPKDFTDGGFKWAVDPSVMTVRDDVKKYVEGENFVTIIDGFIVSPNVEIVNVQGKDLKFENSDHNPVSAVFKLK is encoded by the coding sequence TTGAAGAAATTTTTAAAAATCGTATTTACATGTGTTTTAGTGGTAGCGGGCATTGTAGGGGGATTTCTAGCGTATATGACACTTACTAAAGAACAGCCTGTTGATGTTATAGCCTTGAAGGTGGAGAATAATAAGGAGCGCGTATTAGCGACTGGACATGAATTTAAAGTTACAACATTTAATATTGGATATGCTGGATTAGATAAGGATCAAGATTTCTTTATGGATGGCGGAAAGGGATCTGGTTCAAGTAGTAAAGAGCAAACGGAAACTAATTTAAAGAATATGCTTTCGTTTTTACAAAATGAGAATAGTGATTTTGCACTATTACAAGAAGTTGATATAAAGTCACTTCGTTCATTTGATGTAAATGGACATGAATTTTTGAAAAAAGGATTACCTGATTATGTTTCGTCATTTGGCAAGAACTACGATACGAAATGGGTTCCAGTGCCAATAACAAATCCAATGGGATATGCGGAGGCTGGATTAAGTACGTTTTCTAAATACACTGTTCAAGAAGCGAAGAGGTTCCAGCTTCCTGGAATGGAGCCTTGGCCAAAGCGTTTGTTTGATTTAGATCGAGCAATTGTGGAATATAAAATTCCTGTTAATAATGGGAAACATGTTAGACTCGTAAATTTACATTTGTCTGCTTATGATGAAGGCGGGAAAATTAGAAAACAGCAAGTAGAGTATTTAAAAGAATATATGAACAAACATTATGAAAAAGGTGATTACGTAATAATGGGTGGAGATTGGAATCAATTAGTTTCGAACGCTCAATTAAGTGATCCGAAGTTCGTGAAAGAGCGTCCTGAGTGGTTAGTAGAGTTACCGAAGGACTTTACGGACGGTGGCTTTAAGTGGGCTGTAGATCCGTCTGTTATGACTGTGAGAGATGATGTGAAGAAATATGTAGAAGGTGAAAATTTCGTTACTATTATTGATGGCTTTATCGTTTCACCGAATGTAGAGATTGTAAATGTACAAGGGAAAGATTTAAAGTTTGAAAATAGCGATCATAACCCAGTGAGTGCGGTATTTAAACTGAAGTAA
- the crcB gene encoding fluoride efflux transporter CrcB: MIYIIVGIAGILGALSRYYLGLNITTFWHHSFPLATLLINLTGCFFLAWLTTYIARLNILPSEIITGIGTGFIGSFTTFSTFSVETVQLINHSEWSIAFLYVSCSILGGLIMSSLGYTLGDFLIKKSLTEGDYS, translated from the coding sequence TTGATTTATATTATCGTCGGCATTGCCGGTATATTAGGAGCTCTTTCTCGTTATTATTTAGGTCTTAATATCACCACATTTTGGCATCATTCATTTCCATTAGCAACATTACTCATTAACTTAACCGGTTGCTTCTTCTTAGCGTGGCTAACTACTTATATCGCTCGGCTAAACATCTTACCTTCAGAGATTATCACAGGCATCGGGACTGGATTCATCGGTTCCTTTACAACTTTTTCAACATTTAGTGTAGAAACTGTGCAATTGATCAATCATTCTGAGTGGAGTATAGCCTTCTTATATGTATCATGTAGCATACTTGGTGGCCTCATTATGTCTAGTCTTGGCTATACACTTGGAGATTTCTTAATTAAGAAATCTCTTACGGAAGGTGATTACTCATGA
- the crcB gene encoding fluoride efflux transporter CrcB yields the protein MIEALLVATGGFFGAITRFAISNWFKKRNKTQFPLATFLINITGAFLLGYIIGNGVTTGWQLLLGTGFMGAFTTFSTFKLESVQLLNRKNFSTFLLYLSATYIIGIAFAFLGIKLGGT from the coding sequence ATGATAGAGGCTTTATTAGTCGCAACAGGAGGATTTTTCGGTGCGATTACACGATTTGCAATTAGCAATTGGTTTAAGAAAAGAAATAAAACACAATTCCCACTTGCTACATTCCTTATTAACATAACAGGGGCGTTTTTACTTGGATATATAATTGGAAACGGGGTCACTACAGGCTGGCAACTACTATTAGGTACTGGATTTATGGGGGCATTCACAACATTTTCGACGTTTAAACTAGAATCTGTTCAACTCCTCAATCGTAAAAACTTTAGCACATTCCTTTTATACTTAAGCGCTACTTACATAATTGGTATCGCCTTTGCATTCCTTGGAATAAAGCTAGGCGGAACATAA
- a CDS encoding DUF3947 family protein → MMNHHFYNGRQVGAAITLAGAQGTIHAVNQAIQMQQQAYFAQMMQSQYMPYSQLPMQIVHYDVHPAGLFSIPYGGTYFL, encoded by the coding sequence ATGATGAACCATCATTTTTATAATGGAAGACAAGTAGGAGCAGCTATTACTTTGGCTGGGGCACAGGGAACTATTCATGCTGTGAATCAAGCTATTCAAATGCAACAACAAGCATATTTTGCACAAATGATGCAAAGTCAGTATATGCCGTATTCACAGCTTCCGATGCAAATTGTACATTACGATGTACATCCAGCTGGTTTATTTTCCATTCCATATGGCGGGACATACTTCTTATGA
- a CDS encoding DUF3955 domain-containing protein, whose product MKNKYVVAISFMILAIISLTIHASNSKVGADGFLEEPFFFLVPISYVLFLSGIGVLLFGFITSKLKKGNR is encoded by the coding sequence ATGAAAAATAAATACGTAGTAGCTATTTCTTTCATGATTTTAGCAATTATTTCTTTAACTATACATGCTTCAAACAGTAAAGTAGGAGCGGATGGATTCCTTGAAGAACCTTTCTTTTTCCTAGTACCGATAAGTTATGTATTGTTCCTTAGTGGTATTGGTGTATTATTATTTGGATTTATTACTTCAAAGCTGAAAAAGGGCAATAGATAG